From one Enterobacter kobei genomic stretch:
- a CDS encoding GIY-YIG nuclease family protein produces MVNAVMTLWSVYLIRTADDALYTGITTDVSRRFSQHQSGKGAKALRGKGELRLAFTAPVGERSLALRIEYRIKQLTKRQKERLVSGDGSFEALLDSLQTPVLKSD; encoded by the coding sequence ATAGTGAACGCTGTAATGACGCTCTGGTCTGTTTATCTCATTCGCACCGCTGATGACGCCCTCTACACCGGGATTACCACCGACGTGTCCCGCCGTTTTAGCCAGCATCAGTCGGGTAAAGGCGCGAAAGCGTTGCGGGGCAAAGGTGAACTGCGGCTGGCGTTTACCGCACCGGTTGGTGAACGCTCGCTTGCACTGAGAATCGAATACCGGATCAAGCAACTGACGAAGCGCCAGAAAGAGCGTCTCGTCAGCGGCGATGGTTCGTTTGAAGCGCTGCTAGACAGCCTGCAAACGCCGGTGCTTAAAAGCGATTGA
- a CDS encoding GNAT family N-acetyltransferase, with the protein MLIRVEIPIDAPGIDALLRRAYPGDGEAGLVQDLREDGLITLGLVATDDEGQVVGYVAFSPVSVHGEDLQWVALAPLAIDENYRGQGLARQLVYEGLDSLNEFGYAAVVALGDPAFYGRLGFERAASHDLHCRWPGTETAFHVHRLADDAFNGVTGLVEYHDHFNRF; encoded by the coding sequence ATGCTGATTAGAGTCGAAATCCCCATTGATGCGCCAGGCATTGATGCATTACTCCGTCGCGCTTACCCGGGCGATGGCGAAGCGGGTCTGGTACAGGATCTGCGTGAAGATGGTTTAATCACGCTCGGTCTGGTGGCAACGGATGACGAAGGGCAGGTGGTGGGCTATGTGGCCTTCAGCCCGGTCTCCGTTCATGGTGAGGATTTACAGTGGGTGGCGCTTGCACCGCTGGCCATTGACGAAAACTACCGTGGTCAGGGCCTCGCGCGACAACTGGTGTATGAAGGGCTGGATTCGCTCAATGAGTTTGGCTATGCCGCCGTGGTAGCGTTAGGCGATCCGGCGTTCTATGGCCGCCTGGGCTTTGAGCGGGCGGCCAGTCACGATCTGCACTGCCGCTGGCCGGGAACGGAAACCGCCTTCCATGTCCATCGCCTGGCAGACGATGCCTTTAACGGCGTCACAGGGCTGGTGGAGTATCACGATCATTTCAATCGCTTTTAA
- a CDS encoding YhbP family protein, with protein sequence MESLAAINRWLAKQHVLTWCVTRDGELWCANAFYLYDPVKVAFYVLSEDHTRHAQMTGQNAPVAGTVNGQPKTVALIRGVQFKGEIRRLSEEESGVPRGQYTRRFPVARALSAPVWEITLDEIKFTDNTLGFGKKLHWIRESGTE encoded by the coding sequence ATGGAATCACTCGCAGCCATTAATCGCTGGCTGGCCAAACAACACGTTCTGACATGGTGTGTCACCCGCGATGGGGAACTGTGGTGCGCTAACGCCTTTTATCTCTACGATCCGGTAAAAGTGGCGTTCTATGTGCTGAGTGAAGACCATACACGACATGCACAAATGACCGGGCAAAACGCGCCGGTGGCGGGCACCGTTAACGGGCAGCCAAAAACCGTGGCGCTGATCCGCGGTGTGCAGTTTAAAGGGGAGATACGTCGTCTGAGCGAGGAAGAAAGCGGCGTACCGCGTGGGCAGTATACCCGCCGCTTTCCGGTTGCCAGAGCGCTATCGGCTCCCGTCTGGGAAATCACCCTCGACGAGATAAAATTCACCGATAACACGCTGGGCTTCGGGAAAAAACTTCACTGGATCCGCGAATCAGGCACCGAGTAA
- the ubiT gene encoding ubiquinone anaerobic biosynthesis accessory factor UbiT produces the protein MLDKLRSRLVLAGPSLLSVPVKLAPFALKRQVLEQVLRWQFQQALADGELEFLEGRWLSIDVRDIGLQWFTSVENGQLIVRQSANADVSFSANASDLLMIAARKQDPDTLFFQRRLVIEGDTELGLYVKNLMDAIEPEQMPKPLRVLLMQLAEFVEAGLKTPPETKPLSVGEPC, from the coding sequence GTGTTGGATAAACTGCGCTCACGTCTCGTTCTCGCGGGTCCGTCTTTACTCAGCGTGCCTGTGAAGCTCGCGCCTTTCGCCCTTAAACGCCAGGTACTGGAACAGGTGCTGCGCTGGCAGTTTCAGCAAGCGCTGGCGGACGGCGAACTTGAGTTTCTCGAAGGACGCTGGTTAAGTATCGACGTGCGGGACATTGGCCTTCAGTGGTTCACCTCTGTTGAGAACGGCCAGTTAATCGTGCGCCAGTCTGCCAACGCTGATGTCAGCTTCAGCGCGAATGCCAGCGATCTGCTGATGATCGCCGCCCGTAAACAGGATCCGGATACGCTGTTCTTCCAGCGCCGTCTGGTGATCGAAGGTGATACGGAACTGGGTCTGTACGTGAAAAACCTGATGGATGCCATTGAACCTGAGCAGATGCCGAAGCCATTGCGCGTCCTGCTCATGCAACTGGCTGAATTTGTTGAAGCGGGCCTGAAAACGCCCCCTGAAACTAAACCTCTTTCTGTAGGTGAGCCATGCTGA
- a CDS encoding type 1 glutamine amidotransferase domain-containing protein: MGKKIAVLITDEFEDSEFTSPAEAFRKAGHDVVTIEMEAGKTVKGKKGEASITIDKAIDEVKPDEFDALLLPGGHSPDTLRGDDRFVTFTRDFVNSGKPVFAICHGPQLLISAEVVRGRKLTTVKPIVIDLKNAGADFYDQEVVIDNNQIVTSRTPDDLPAFNREALRLLGA; this comes from the coding sequence ATGGGCAAGAAGATTGCAGTCTTGATAACCGACGAGTTTGAAGATTCAGAGTTTACCTCACCCGCCGAGGCGTTTCGTAAAGCTGGCCATGACGTGGTCACCATTGAGATGGAAGCCGGGAAGACGGTCAAAGGTAAGAAAGGGGAAGCCAGCATCACTATCGATAAAGCTATCGATGAGGTGAAACCTGACGAATTTGATGCGCTGCTGCTGCCAGGCGGTCACTCGCCGGATACGCTGCGCGGCGACGATCGCTTTGTTACCTTTACCCGTGACTTTGTGAATTCCGGCAAGCCGGTATTTGCCATCTGCCACGGTCCACAACTGCTGATCAGTGCCGAAGTGGTGCGCGGGCGGAAGCTCACCACGGTCAAACCCATTGTTATCGACCTGAAAAACGCGGGTGCTGATTTCTATGACCAGGAAGTGGTCATCGACAACAATCAGATCGTTACCAGCCGCACGCCAGACGATCTTCCCGCGTTTAACCGCGAAGCCCTGCGCTTACTCGGTGCCTGA